The following are encoded in a window of Phaseolus vulgaris cultivar G19833 chromosome 3, P. vulgaris v2.0, whole genome shotgun sequence genomic DNA:
- the LOC137839202 gene encoding uncharacterized protein, whose product MTDRIRKHSEHELEMNRLNVQESENKHVRNIALKTAKHKKNQVSSDESERETLCLLSKKFSKFLKKNRNKDSNKKRYGNKKTSDFNANNYTCYGCGEQGHIKAECPNKEKKSSKKEKKAK is encoded by the coding sequence atgaccgaccggatcagaaAGCATAGTGAGCATGAGTTGGAAATGAATAggctcaatgttcaagagagtgaaaaTAAGCATGTGAGAAACATTGCCTTGAAAACTGCCAAGCACAAGAAAAACCAAgtttcaagtgatgaaagtgaaagAGAAACTCTTTGTTTGTTGTCCaaaaagtttagcaaattcttgaagaaaaaccgcaacaaagactccaacaaaaaaaggtatggcaacaagaaaactagtgattttaatgctaacaattatacttgttATGGTTGTGGAGAACAGGGGCACATAAAGGCTGAATGCCCGAATAAagagaagaagtcaagcaagaaggaaaagaaagcaaaataa